Proteins from a single region of Neomonachus schauinslandi unplaced genomic scaffold, ASM220157v2 HiC_scaffold_56, whole genome shotgun sequence:
- the LOC123323624 gene encoding junctophilin-3-like, which yields MAGASSTPDGLGEAPTLGQACGHDPGQEGGSFSRTWCLPGLRAVLQAQTSVLGQILASLGTSHSRAKAEAALTAAQKAQEEARIARITAKEFSPSFQHRENGLEYQRPKHPISSSDIEVASTGTPLQQESPELYRKGTTPSDLTPDDSPLQSFPTSPTATPPPAPASRNKVAHFSRQVSVDEERGGDIQMLLEGRGGDYARNSWGEEKAGGPRGIRGSALWSGQPADDFRCRGSGHKQPSNPKSRERRTESPPTFSWTSHHRAGNPSSGGTKLLELDEEKLSNYEMEMKPLLRMDAYVQEAHPQKRRYSKGVACRGLGEDHRADDRGFGAQRLRSKSQNKDSARPAPCTEPAVQRLESLRLGDRAEPRLLRWDLAFSPPQKSSPVAPESDEENGDELKSSTGSAPILVAMVILLNIGVAILFINFFI from the exons ATGGCGGGTGCTTCGTCAACCCCAGATGGTCTCGGAGAAGCCCCCACGCTGGGGCAgg CGTGTGGACACGACCCCGGGCAGGAGGGAGGCTCCTTCAGCAGGACCTGGTGCCTGCCCGGGCTGAGAGCCGTCCTTCAGGCACAGACATCCGTCCTAGGCCAGATTCTGGCCTCGCTGGG gACCTCCCACTCGCGGGCCAAGGCTGAGGCCGCCCTCACTGCAGCACAGAAGGCCCAGGAGGAAGCACGCATCGCCAGGATCACTGCCAAAGAGTTCTCGCCTTCCTTCCAGCACCGCGAAAATG GGCTCGAGTACCAGCGGCCGAAGCACCCGATTTCCAGCAGTGACATCGAGGTGGCCTCCACGGGGACGCCCCTGCAGCAGGAGAGCCCCGAGCTGTACCGCAAAGGCACCACCCCCTCGGACCTGACCCCCGACGACAGCCCCCTGCAGAGCTTCCCCACCAGTCCCACGGccaccccgcccccggcccctgcCTCACGGAACAAGGTTGCCCACTTCTCCCGGCAGGTCTCGGTGGACGAGGAGCGAGGCGGGGACATCCAGATGCTCCTGGAGGGCCGGGGAGGGGACTATGCCCGCAACAGCTGGGGTGAGGAGAAGGCCGGTGGCCCGAGGGGCATCCGCGGCAGCGCCCTCTGGAGCGGTCAGCCCGCGGATGACTTCCGCTGCCGGGGCTCGGGCCACAAGCAGCCCAGCAACCCCAAGTCCCGGGAGCGGCGGACGGAGTCGCCCCCTACGTTCTCCTGGACTTCCCACCACCGGGCAGGCAATCCCAGCTCCGGGGGCACCAAGCTGCTGGAGCTGGATGAGGAGAAGCTGAGCAACTACGAGATGGAGATGAAGCCTCTGCTGAGGATGGACGCGTACGTGCAGGAGGCCCACCCCCAGAAGAGACGCTATAGCAAGGGGGTGGCCTGCCGGGGCCTGGGGGAGGACCACCGCGCCGACGACCGGGGCTTCGGGGCACAGAGACTGCGGTCCAAGTCCCAGAACAAGGACAGCGCCAGGCCGGCCCCCTGCACGGAGCCCGCGGTACAGAGGCTGGAGAGCCTGCGGCTGGGGGACCGGGCTGAGCCCCGGCTGCTGCGCTGGGACTTGGCCTTCTCCCCGCCCCAGAAGTCCTCACCCGTCGCACCCGAGTCAGACGAGGAGAACGGGGACGAGCTCAAGTCCAGCACG